Proteins found in one Micromonospora sp. WMMD1082 genomic segment:
- a CDS encoding FtsX-like permease family protein: MSPGTLTRLALAGNRTDAARVALTALSAALATLAGLAALTVLAIQKPPGDAWQQSEQYVNALLREPGLRGGTAFALLMLAIPVLALAGQSARLGAPSRDRRLAAVRLAGATPGQVTRIVMLETGLASLVGTLVGLAAYLVGRELLHRPDANGQLALPTDVLPWVPGMAAVVLGLPLVAAAATAVMLRRVTATPLGVFRRAGRSGSPRPWPALLIGFGILAAAMVEPIQQAFQGTRLDWVAMVALIGLFAAVMGVILGAGWLSYLAGRVLHRFARRPAVLLAARRLADDPWASSRTFAALLAVVIVGAGAAAFRASAVLNGRLQWEQDRQTGYADEAGSYSSFYLTTLDLIDLAVAVAVAIATAGLLVTLVEGIVSRRRAYAALVATGVPRSTIGTSILWQVLTPVVPAVLVALGVGYAIGRLFTGDSVSGGYTQEVCRATVELCQNPATRAEHVELIEVDRVVHTPDVPLEQLALLGAGAVAAVLLTVGLGVLFLRSNTALEELRAS; the protein is encoded by the coding sequence GTGAGTCCCGGCACGCTGACCCGGCTGGCCCTGGCCGGCAACCGCACCGACGCGGCCCGGGTGGCTCTGACCGCGTTGAGCGCAGCGCTGGCCACCCTGGCCGGGCTCGCGGCGCTGACCGTCCTGGCCATCCAGAAGCCACCCGGCGACGCCTGGCAGCAGTCCGAGCAGTACGTCAACGCGCTGCTGCGGGAGCCGGGGCTGCGCGGCGGCACCGCGTTCGCGCTGCTGATGCTGGCCATCCCGGTGCTGGCCCTGGCCGGTCAGAGCGCCCGGCTGGGCGCGCCGTCGCGGGACCGCCGGCTCGCCGCGGTGCGGCTGGCCGGCGCGACCCCCGGTCAGGTGACCCGGATCGTGATGCTGGAGACCGGCCTGGCCAGCCTGGTCGGCACCCTCGTCGGCCTGGCCGCCTACCTCGTCGGGCGGGAGCTGCTGCACCGCCCGGACGCCAACGGTCAACTGGCCCTGCCGACCGACGTGCTGCCGTGGGTACCGGGCATGGCGGCGGTGGTGTTGGGATTGCCGCTGGTCGCCGCGGCGGCGACCGCTGTGATGCTGCGCCGGGTCACCGCCACGCCGCTCGGGGTGTTCCGCCGGGCCGGCCGCAGCGGATCCCCCCGCCCGTGGCCGGCGCTGCTGATCGGGTTCGGCATCCTGGCGGCGGCGATGGTCGAGCCGATCCAGCAGGCCTTCCAGGGCACGCGCCTCGACTGGGTGGCCATGGTCGCCCTGATCGGCCTCTTCGCCGCCGTGATGGGGGTGATCCTCGGCGCCGGCTGGCTCTCGTACCTGGCCGGGCGGGTGCTGCACCGCTTCGCCCGCCGTCCGGCCGTCCTGCTCGCCGCCCGCCGGCTGGCCGACGACCCGTGGGCCAGCAGCCGGACCTTCGCCGCTCTGCTCGCCGTGGTGATCGTCGGCGCCGGTGCGGCGGCGTTCCGGGCGTCGGCCGTGCTCAACGGGCGGCTCCAGTGGGAGCAGGACCGGCAGACCGGCTACGCCGACGAAGCCGGCAGCTACAGCTCCTTCTATCTCACCACCCTCGACCTGATCGACCTGGCGGTCGCCGTGGCGGTCGCCATCGCCACCGCGGGCCTGCTGGTGACGCTGGTCGAGGGGATCGTCTCCCGCCGCCGGGCGTACGCCGCACTCGTGGCGACCGGCGTGCCGCGCAGCACCATCGGCACCTCGATCCTCTGGCAGGTGCTGACCCCCGTGGTGCCCGCCGTGCTGGTCGCGCTCGGCGTCGGGTACGCCATCGGCCGGCTCTTCACCGGCGACTCGGTCAGCGGCGGCTACACCCAGGAGGTGTGCCGGGCGACGGTGGAGTTGTGCCAGAATCCCGCCACCCGCGCCGAGCACGTCGAGCTGATCGAGGTCGACCGGGTGGTCCACACGCCGGACGTACCGCTGGAACAGTTGGCGCTGCTGGGTGCCGGCGCGGTGGCCGCGGTGCTGCTCACGGTCGGGTTGGGGGTGCTCTTCCTGCGGTCGAACACGGCGCTGGAGGAACTGCGCGCCAGCTGA
- a CDS encoding response regulator transcription factor, which produces MVGVTRVVLAEDEVLLREGLVALLARFGFDVADAVGSAPALVAAVRAHRPDLVVTDIRMPPGHRDDGLRAAVELRAEQPGLAVVVLSQHVQPEYASALLDSADGRRVGYLLKDRVAEVTEFVDNLRAVVAGGTVVDPDVVRRLLHRPRDPLAALSAREREVLVLVAEGRSNAAIAAGLHVTEAAVGKHIGNILAKLGLPPDEDTNRRVVATLTYLRANGS; this is translated from the coding sequence GTGGTCGGCGTGACCCGGGTCGTGCTCGCCGAGGACGAGGTGCTGCTGCGGGAGGGCCTGGTGGCGCTGCTCGCCCGGTTCGGCTTCGACGTGGCCGACGCCGTCGGCTCGGCACCGGCGCTGGTGGCGGCGGTCCGGGCCCACCGGCCCGACCTGGTGGTGACCGACATCCGGATGCCACCGGGGCACCGCGACGACGGACTGCGGGCGGCGGTGGAGCTGCGCGCCGAGCAGCCCGGGCTGGCCGTGGTGGTGCTGAGCCAGCACGTGCAGCCCGAGTACGCCTCGGCGCTGCTCGACAGCGCCGACGGCCGGCGGGTCGGCTACCTGCTCAAGGACCGGGTCGCCGAGGTCACCGAGTTCGTCGACAACCTGCGTGCCGTCGTCGCGGGCGGCACGGTGGTCGATCCCGACGTGGTCCGCCGGCTGCTGCACCGCCCGCGCGACCCGCTCGCCGCCCTCTCCGCCCGGGAGCGGGAGGTGCTGGTGCTGGTCGCCGAGGGGCGCTCCAACGCCGCCATCGCCGCGGGCCTGCACGTCACCGAGGCGGCGGTCGGCAAGCACATCGGCAACATCCTGGCCAAGCTCGGCCTGCCGCCGGACGAGGACACCAACCGCAGGGTCGTGGCGACCCTGACCTACCTGCGCGCCAACGGCAGCTGA
- a CDS encoding histidine kinase produces MTPAPPTHLAQALRQPRYLLTAWPWRALAYLLTTVPLAGVLSIGPLVVVAPLVAAVAAVQRHDRPVPLPLAVFLAFGALTVLALAPLLSAPVAAFERYRLGVVDERPLARQPWRGVAARYGTAAAWREAAYLFWLGGAIPVGYWLFLMLVLLDGVLIVSPFMASDANEVILIWATVDTPAQAVPHAIVGLLLAPVLWYAAGVLAAGQAAVARWLLRGADGAALREVTRSRARLVDAYEAERRRIERDLHDGAQPKLTSLSLQIGLARLDVPEDSPAARPLAVAHEQAKNLMALLRQIVRGIRPQSLTDLGLTGAVRELADESPVPVEVHAELPRPLPEAAETTAYFVVSEALGNVARHAAATRAAVRLTDTGAGLVVEISDDGRGGADPARGTGLTGLADRVAAADGRLLLASPPGGPTLLRVELPWSA; encoded by the coding sequence ATGACACCGGCCCCACCGACCCACCTCGCCCAGGCCCTGCGCCAGCCCCGCTACCTGCTGACCGCGTGGCCGTGGCGCGCGCTGGCCTACCTGCTGACCACCGTGCCGCTGGCCGGTGTGCTGTCGATCGGGCCACTGGTCGTGGTCGCGCCGCTGGTCGCCGCCGTTGCCGCCGTGCAGCGGCACGACCGGCCCGTCCCGCTGCCGCTCGCCGTCTTCCTCGCGTTCGGCGCGCTGACCGTGCTGGCGCTGGCACCGTTGCTGAGTGCCCCGGTGGCGGCGTTCGAGCGGTACCGCCTCGGTGTCGTCGACGAGCGGCCGCTGGCCCGGCAGCCGTGGCGCGGCGTCGCCGCCCGCTACGGGACGGCCGCGGCGTGGCGGGAGGCCGCGTACCTGTTCTGGCTCGGCGGCGCGATCCCCGTCGGGTACTGGCTGTTCCTCATGCTCGTGTTGTTGGACGGCGTGCTCATCGTCAGCCCGTTCATGGCCAGTGACGCCAACGAGGTGATCCTGATCTGGGCCACCGTGGACACACCCGCGCAGGCCGTACCGCACGCGATCGTCGGTCTCCTGCTCGCGCCGGTGCTCTGGTACGCGGCCGGCGTACTCGCGGCGGGGCAGGCCGCGGTGGCGCGGTGGCTGCTGCGCGGCGCGGACGGTGCCGCGCTGCGCGAGGTGACCCGGTCGCGGGCCCGGCTGGTCGACGCGTACGAGGCGGAACGCCGGCGCATCGAACGTGACCTGCACGACGGTGCGCAGCCCAAGCTGACCAGCCTCAGCCTGCAGATCGGCCTGGCCCGGCTGGACGTGCCCGAGGACTCGCCGGCCGCCCGGCCGCTCGCGGTGGCGCACGAGCAGGCGAAGAACCTGATGGCCCTGCTCCGGCAGATCGTGCGGGGCATCCGCCCGCAGAGCCTCACCGACCTGGGGTTGACCGGCGCGGTCCGGGAACTCGCCGACGAGTCACCCGTCCCGGTCGAGGTGCACGCCGAGCTACCGCGGCCACTGCCCGAGGCCGCCGAGACGACCGCGTACTTCGTGGTGTCCGAGGCGCTCGGCAACGTCGCGCGGCACGCGGCGGCCACCCGGGCGGCGGTCCGGCTCACCGACACCGGCGCCGGACTGGTGGTCGAGATCAGCGACGACGGCCGGGGCGGCGCGGACCCGGCGCGGGGCACCGGACTGACCGGGCTCGCCGACCGGGTCGCCGCGGCCGACGGGCGGCTGCTGCTGGCCAGTCCCCCGGGCGGCCCCACGCTCCTGCGGGTGGAACTACCGTGGTCGGCGTGA
- a CDS encoding DUF998 domain-containing protein produces MPAYRLGSYALLLAAPLFVAGNMVTALGWRQPPFSWRTHNISDLGNVTCGIWDTSRPRPVCSPWHPLMNGTMIATGILVVAGLLLAWSALGRGAAVRAGQLSALAGAAGYVLAGAYPADVDENVHVLGALLVFVAGNVAMLLASLAGRSPVLGPARRLSLVLGLTGVAATALFLAQVDLGFGVGGMERVAVAPFLLWTVVLGAQLSTDPADPMR; encoded by the coding sequence ATGCCTGCGTACCGCCTCGGTTCCTATGCCCTGCTGCTCGCCGCGCCGCTCTTCGTCGCCGGCAACATGGTGACCGCGCTCGGCTGGCGGCAGCCGCCGTTCAGCTGGCGTACCCACAACATCAGCGACCTCGGGAACGTCACCTGCGGCATCTGGGACACCAGCCGGCCGCGACCGGTCTGCTCGCCCTGGCATCCGTTGATGAACGGCACGATGATCGCCACCGGAATCCTGGTCGTGGCCGGTCTGCTGCTCGCCTGGTCGGCACTGGGTCGCGGGGCGGCCGTCCGGGCCGGGCAGCTGTCGGCGCTGGCGGGCGCCGCCGGTTACGTCCTGGCCGGGGCGTACCCGGCCGATGTCGACGAGAACGTGCACGTTCTGGGCGCGCTGCTCGTCTTCGTGGCCGGGAACGTGGCGATGCTGCTGGCGTCGCTGGCCGGCCGGTCGCCGGTGCTCGGGCCGGCGCGCCGGCTCTCCCTCGTGCTGGGCCTGACCGGTGTCGCCGCGACCGCCCTCTTCCTGGCTCAGGTGGATCTCGGCTTCGGCGTGGGTGGCATGGAACGGGTGGCCGTCGCTCCGTTCCTGCTCTGGACGGTCGTCCTCGGTGCCCAGCTCAGCACCGACCCGGCCGATCCCATGCGTTGA
- a CDS encoding S9 family peptidase: MTTETPVPAANRVPTERVHHDDTVVDEYAWLATKDDPETINYLRAENAWTEARTAHLAGLRTELFEEIRRRTQETDLSVPTRKGEHWYYTRTVEGQQYGVHCRRAVRTGETAPPISSDGAPLDGEHVLLDGNLLAEGHDFFALGAFDVSPDGRFLAYSTDFSGDERFTLRIRDLDTGELLPDEIPGTFYGTAWSADASVLFYVTVDEAWRPHRVWRHVIGSAATEDVVVHAEDDERFWVGVELTRSERFILIDIASKLTSEVRVIPAGNPTGEPAVIAPRRQGVEYSVEHHGHRFLILHNDGAEDFALAYTSADAPGDWVPLIEHSPGTRLESVDAFADHLVVTVRSNGLTGLRVLPVGGGDAHDIEFPEPLHTVGLDANPEYRTGRLRLRYTSLVTPDSVYDYDLVTRQMTLLRRRPVLPGPDGREYRPEDYEQHRDWALADDGTKVPISLVHRRGVPRDGSAPCVIYGYGSYEASMDPWFSVGRLSLLDRGVIFAVAHVRGGGELGRRWYDQGKMLAKKNTFTDFVACARHLAKAGWTAPDRLVARGGSAGGLLMGAVANLAPDAFAGIVAQVPFVDALNTILDPSLPLTVTEWEEWGNPLADPEVYAYMKSYTPYENVAALDYPAILAMTSLNDTRVLYHEPAKWIARLRATAPQGDYLLKTEMEAGHGGPSGRYDAWREEAFVNAWTLDRLGLT, encoded by the coding sequence GTGACCACCGAGACCCCCGTTCCCGCAGCCAACCGGGTGCCCACCGAACGCGTCCACCACGACGACACCGTCGTCGACGAGTACGCCTGGCTGGCCACCAAGGACGATCCGGAAACGATCAACTATCTCCGCGCCGAGAACGCCTGGACCGAGGCACGGACGGCACACCTGGCCGGGCTGCGTACGGAGCTGTTCGAGGAGATCCGGCGGCGTACCCAGGAGACCGACCTGTCCGTGCCGACCCGCAAGGGCGAGCACTGGTACTACACCCGCACCGTCGAGGGCCAGCAGTACGGCGTCCACTGCCGCCGGGCGGTCCGCACCGGCGAGACCGCGCCGCCGATCAGCTCCGACGGTGCTCCGCTCGACGGGGAACACGTGCTGCTCGACGGCAACCTGCTCGCCGAGGGGCACGACTTCTTCGCCCTGGGGGCCTTCGACGTCAGCCCGGACGGGCGCTTCCTGGCCTACTCCACGGACTTCTCCGGCGACGAGCGGTTCACCCTGCGGATCAGGGACCTCGACACCGGCGAACTGCTGCCCGACGAGATCCCGGGGACGTTCTACGGCACCGCCTGGTCCGCCGACGCCTCGGTGCTGTTCTACGTCACCGTCGACGAGGCGTGGCGGCCCCACCGGGTCTGGCGGCACGTGATCGGCAGCGCCGCCACCGAGGACGTGGTGGTGCACGCCGAGGACGACGAGCGGTTCTGGGTCGGCGTCGAGCTGACCCGTTCGGAGCGGTTCATCCTCATCGACATCGCCAGCAAGCTCACCAGCGAGGTACGGGTCATCCCGGCCGGCAACCCGACCGGCGAGCCGGCGGTGATCGCACCGCGTCGGCAGGGCGTCGAATACTCGGTCGAGCACCACGGCCACCGGTTCCTGATCCTGCACAACGACGGCGCCGAGGACTTCGCGCTCGCGTACACCTCTGCGGATGCCCCGGGCGACTGGGTACCGCTGATCGAGCACTCCCCCGGCACCCGGCTGGAGTCGGTCGACGCCTTCGCCGACCACCTGGTCGTCACCGTACGCAGCAACGGCCTGACCGGGCTGCGGGTGCTGCCGGTCGGCGGCGGCGACGCCCACGACATCGAGTTCCCGGAGCCGCTGCACACCGTCGGCCTGGACGCCAACCCCGAGTACCGCACCGGGCGGCTGCGGCTGCGCTACACCTCGCTGGTCACCCCCGATTCGGTGTACGACTACGACCTGGTGACCCGCCAGATGACGCTGTTGCGCCGCCGGCCGGTGCTGCCCGGGCCGGACGGTCGGGAGTACCGGCCGGAGGACTACGAGCAGCATCGGGACTGGGCGCTGGCCGACGACGGCACGAAGGTGCCGATCTCGCTGGTCCACCGCCGGGGCGTGCCGCGCGACGGTTCCGCCCCCTGCGTCATCTACGGCTACGGCTCGTACGAGGCGAGCATGGATCCATGGTTCTCGGTCGGCCGGCTGTCCCTGCTGGACCGTGGGGTGATCTTCGCGGTGGCCCATGTGCGGGGCGGCGGCGAGCTGGGCCGCCGCTGGTACGACCAGGGCAAGATGCTCGCCAAGAAGAACACCTTCACCGACTTCGTCGCCTGCGCCCGGCACCTGGCGAAGGCGGGCTGGACGGCGCCGGACCGTCTGGTGGCCCGGGGCGGCTCGGCCGGCGGGCTGCTGATGGGCGCGGTGGCCAACCTCGCACCGGACGCCTTCGCCGGCATCGTCGCGCAGGTGCCGTTCGTGGACGCACTCAACACGATCCTCGACCCGTCGCTGCCGCTGACCGTCACCGAATGGGAGGAGTGGGGCAACCCGCTGGCAGACCCCGAGGTGTACGCGTACATGAAGTCGTACACGCCGTACGAGAACGTCGCGGCGCTGGACTACCCGGCGATCCTGGCGATGACCAGCCTCAACGACACGCGGGTGCTCTACCACGAGCCGGCGAAGTGGATCGCGCGCCTGCGGGCGACCGCTCCGCAGGGTGACTATCTGCTCAAGACCGAGATGGAGGCGGGTCACGGCGGACCGAGCGGACGCTACGACGCCTGGCGCGAGGAGGCGTTCGTCAACGCCTGGACCCTGGATCGCCTCGGCCTCACCTGA
- a CDS encoding FAD-binding oxidoreductase: MVPASSTGAAGVLDIARRLTEICGPRFARLAGPADEVAGHAARWVAVPGGPHAAAQVLRLAARHDLTVVPRGAGTKIDWGAPPDRVDIMLDTGRLAGIGHQPPGRGTAEVGAGTPLRAVQATLERTGQRLALDAPSPGATLGGVLAADEAGPLRHRHGTACDQLVGLRYLAADGELTEAGGGAAGLAQARLLCGSEGALGVLVSATLRVQAAPAARVWVTRPVWTPLEVHDLIRAVLAARLDPAAIELDLPAGTGSRPRGDRRAASMALHPSMAGRAPTGRAGTGSLVVLLEGGPSDVAERTDRLVSLLGSRSTVARSAPPWWRSYPFAPGDTALRLEVPITDLHAAVYALRDAAGEPLPVRGSAGLGVVHAALPGTMSPDRVTSILAAVRGVLLARQGRCVVLAAPPAVRRAVDLWGDLADLARLRAAKQHLDPTHRLAPGRLPGGL; this comes from the coding sequence ATGGTGCCAGCCTCTTCCACCGGCGCGGCCGGTGTCCTCGACATCGCCCGCCGGCTGACCGAGATCTGCGGTCCGCGCTTCGCCCGTCTCGCCGGCCCGGCCGACGAGGTGGCCGGGCACGCGGCCCGCTGGGTGGCGGTGCCGGGCGGCCCGCACGCCGCGGCGCAGGTGTTGCGGCTGGCCGCGCGGCATGATCTGACGGTGGTGCCCCGGGGAGCGGGCACCAAGATCGACTGGGGTGCTCCACCCGATCGGGTCGACATCATGCTCGACACCGGGCGGCTGGCGGGCATCGGCCACCAGCCGCCGGGGCGGGGCACGGCCGAGGTCGGCGCCGGCACGCCGCTGCGCGCGGTGCAGGCCACCCTGGAGCGCACCGGGCAGCGGCTCGCGCTGGACGCCCCCTCGCCCGGCGCCACCCTCGGCGGGGTGCTCGCCGCCGACGAGGCCGGCCCGCTGCGGCACCGCCACGGGACCGCCTGTGACCAGCTCGTCGGCCTGCGCTACCTGGCCGCCGACGGCGAGCTGACCGAGGCCGGCGGCGGGGCGGCCGGGTTGGCCCAGGCGCGGCTGCTGTGCGGCTCGGAGGGGGCGCTCGGCGTGCTGGTCAGCGCGACCCTTCGGGTGCAGGCCGCGCCGGCCGCGCGGGTCTGGGTGACCCGGCCGGTGTGGACCCCGCTGGAGGTGCACGATCTGATCCGGGCGGTGCTCGCCGCCCGGCTCGACCCGGCCGCGATCGAGCTCGACCTGCCGGCCGGCACGGGATCCCGGCCGCGCGGGGACCGCCGCGCCGCGTCGATGGCGCTGCACCCGTCGATGGCCGGCCGCGCGCCGACCGGCCGGGCGGGCACCGGCTCGCTGGTGGTGCTGCTGGAGGGCGGGCCGTCCGACGTGGCGGAGCGCACCGATCGACTGGTGAGCCTCCTCGGCTCCCGGTCGACGGTCGCCCGGTCGGCGCCGCCGTGGTGGCGCAGCTATCCCTTCGCCCCGGGCGACACCGCGCTGCGGCTGGAGGTGCCGATCACCGACCTGCACGCCGCCGTCTACGCGCTGCGCGACGCGGCCGGAGAACCACTGCCGGTACGCGGCTCGGCCGGGCTCGGCGTGGTGCACGCCGCCCTGCCCGGCACGATGTCACCCGACCGGGTGACCTCGATCCTGGCCGCGGTGCGGGGCGTCCTTCTCGCCCGGCAGGGCCGGTGCGTGGTGCTCGCCGCGCCGCCCGCGGTCCGGCGCGCCGTCGACCTCTGGGGCGACCTGGCCGACCTGGCCCGGCTACGCGCCGCCAAGCAGCACCTCGACCCAACCCACCGCCTAGCCCCCGGCCGCCTCCCCGGCGGCCTCTAA
- a CDS encoding SpoIIE family protein phosphatase, whose amino-acid sequence MSAEAGPATNVGPDEHLRRVRLPADRRTPAAARAVVRSVLAEANLDELLNEALLLTTELSTNAVEHARTELDIEVTADQAGLTVTVSDFAAGPVDELTVGVRNVATDISEVAERGRGLLLVDHFASRWGTTYLPTGKGVWFRLDRPGGDGTGSDRAGPAPSAPPVAGDSDGAGLTAVPSASEMSALTQTTPDPNADDPLPDFAAGLLTRVAEMVGAAGGVVRLDRGDGQGLQVLARYGRQPRAGNDLLRVPLAVHRPYAGELELDAAPTAYAQPLAVLTAERLSLHLENDRLRRADVRRQAWLTFLAEASELLAQSLDVELTMALIPQLVVPRLGQWCAVHTTDEWGRLRLAAASHADESMLPQLHAILREAGPDSIQARLREASRHGTRTPLGAPMEGFAVPLIARGQRLGTLAVGRHQRHRQDPDEIAVLEDVARRAALAIENARIHAERRRVAQTLQQSLLPPVLPVVEGIGFAAEYVPTGGDADVGGDFYDVVPLPDGRWLVVIGDVSGKGVQAAAVTGLVRDVIRVLAGDGKPLPEVLGRLNETLVERGAGRYCTLALAAVGPGEGGRLDVGLHLAGHDRPVLLRSGGGPAAFVGTGGTALGLLDTIASPTSQIALGPGDCLVFYTDGVTERRRGRELFGTSRLRDAAAPLAGYSADVVAARLRSTAINFSVEAPRDDIAILVLRNDAV is encoded by the coding sequence GTGTCAGCGGAGGCGGGGCCCGCGACGAACGTCGGCCCAGACGAGCACCTGCGGCGCGTCCGGCTGCCCGCCGACCGCCGTACGCCCGCCGCCGCGCGCGCCGTCGTCCGGTCCGTGCTCGCCGAGGCGAACCTGGACGAGCTACTCAACGAGGCACTTCTGTTGACCACGGAGCTGTCCACGAACGCGGTCGAGCACGCCCGCACCGAACTGGACATCGAGGTCACCGCCGACCAGGCGGGGCTGACCGTGACGGTCTCCGACTTCGCCGCCGGCCCGGTCGACGAGCTGACCGTCGGCGTACGCAATGTGGCCACCGACATCTCCGAGGTCGCCGAACGGGGGCGCGGGCTGCTGCTGGTCGACCACTTTGCCAGCCGGTGGGGCACCACCTACCTCCCCACCGGCAAGGGCGTGTGGTTCCGGCTGGATCGTCCGGGTGGCGACGGGACGGGCTCGGACCGGGCGGGACCGGCCCCGTCGGCGCCACCGGTGGCCGGCGACTCGGACGGCGCCGGGCTGACCGCGGTACCGAGCGCCAGCGAGATGAGCGCGCTGACGCAGACCACCCCCGACCCGAACGCCGATGACCCGCTGCCGGACTTCGCCGCCGGCCTGCTGACCCGGGTGGCGGAGATGGTCGGCGCCGCCGGGGGCGTGGTGCGGCTGGACCGGGGCGACGGTCAGGGTCTCCAGGTGCTCGCCCGGTACGGGCGGCAGCCCCGGGCCGGCAACGACCTGCTCCGGGTGCCGTTGGCCGTGCACCGCCCGTACGCCGGGGAACTGGAACTGGATGCCGCGCCCACCGCGTACGCCCAGCCGCTGGCCGTGCTGACCGCCGAGCGGCTCTCGCTGCACCTGGAGAACGACCGGCTGCGCCGCGCCGACGTACGCCGGCAGGCGTGGCTGACCTTTCTCGCCGAGGCCAGCGAACTGCTCGCCCAGTCGCTGGACGTGGAACTGACCATGGCGCTCATCCCGCAGCTGGTGGTGCCCCGGCTCGGCCAGTGGTGCGCGGTGCACACCACCGACGAGTGGGGTCGGCTCCGGCTCGCGGCGGCCAGCCACGCGGACGAGTCGATGTTGCCGCAGCTGCACGCCATCCTCCGCGAGGCCGGCCCCGACTCGATCCAGGCCCGGCTGCGCGAGGCCAGCCGCCACGGCACCCGGACGCCGCTGGGCGCGCCGATGGAGGGCTTCGCCGTGCCGCTGATCGCCCGGGGTCAGCGCCTCGGCACGCTCGCCGTCGGGCGGCACCAGCGGCACCGGCAGGACCCGGACGAGATCGCAGTGCTGGAGGACGTGGCCCGGCGGGCGGCACTGGCGATCGAGAACGCCCGGATCCACGCCGAGCGCCGCCGGGTGGCGCAGACGCTGCAACAGTCCCTGTTGCCGCCGGTGCTGCCGGTGGTGGAGGGCATCGGGTTCGCCGCCGAGTACGTACCGACCGGCGGCGACGCCGACGTCGGTGGCGACTTCTACGACGTGGTGCCGCTGCCGGACGGACGCTGGCTGGTGGTGATCGGCGACGTCTCCGGCAAGGGGGTGCAGGCCGCGGCGGTCACCGGGCTGGTCCGGGACGTGATCCGGGTGCTGGCCGGTGACGGCAAGCCGCTGCCCGAGGTGCTGGGCCGGCTCAACGAGACGCTGGTCGAGCGGGGCGCCGGCCGCTACTGCACGCTCGCCCTGGCGGCGGTCGGGCCGGGCGAGGGCGGCCGGCTCGACGTCGGGCTGCACCTGGCCGGGCACGATCGGCCGGTGCTGCTGCGCTCGGGCGGCGGCCCGGCCGCCTTCGTCGGCACCGGCGGCACCGCGCTCGGCCTGCTCGACACGATCGCCTCGCCCACCTCGCAGATCGCCCTCGGCCCGGGTGACTGCCTGGTCTTCTACACCGATGGAGTGACCGAGCGTCGCCGGGGCCGGGAGTTGTTCGGCACGAGCCGGCTACGGGACGCCGCCGCGCCGCTGGCCGGCTACTCGGCCGACGTGGTGGCTGCCCGGCTACGGTCCACCGCGATCAACTTCTCGGTCGAGGCCCCCCGCGACGACATCGCCATCCTCGTCCTCCGCAACGACGCCGTCTGA